gtgttttaactGTAGTCAAACGTCAAAACGTCATATTTGACCCTGTCTAAGTGGTTAAACTTATTCCTGCCTTCTTAACAGACGATGTAGACAGAAGTATAAAACAGACGTGAGAAAAATACGCTCTGCAGACAAAATTGTGTGGCTCTTAAAAGAGCCGTTGTGTTGTCGTGTATCCAGCAGTCGTTGATGTAACCGCCGAAGCCGTACAGGGTGCGGCCCTGCCTCTTCAAGGTGTACACCACGTCCATGGCGGCCCTCTTGGCGTGCTCGGTGTAAGTGACGGCATCCCGGATCATGTTTTCCAAGAACACTCCACGGGTCTCCTTGTAATTCAGACCGGAGATACGTTTCACACCACCACGGTGACCCAGTCGGCGGATGGCGGGTTTAGTGATTCCCTGGATGTTTTCCCGGAGCACCTTGCGGTGGCGCTTGGCGCCTCCTTTCCCGAgtcctttccctccttttctgcGGCCACTCATTTTGTCATGAAATGGaattgactatataaaagaaagatatatatatatatatatatatatataagcttcagattaaaaatgacaataaatagtgttactactattgcacagaagaataaagtatacaaaacagtaaatgctacataatattgcacaaaatgtaaaaggaaatgtgtaatattgcacaaaagtatggatatgagcgtagtttgtcaaacaacatcaacacagtcttatgttaagtgatgctggagttgaataatcagacagctgatggaatgaaggaccagcggtagcgttccttcttacacgctggatgcaacagtctgttactaaaagagctgctaagggcccccactgtgtcatgcagggggtgggagaggttgtccatgatcgatgtcagcttggctaacatcctcctctcacctacatcctcagtggtgtccagagagggcagtccaggacagagccagctctcctggcCAGTTTATTAAGTTAAGTATTAATCATGTTGTAATGTTGCAAGCacagttgtttctgtttgaatgaaaaaaagtaACTGTATATAACAAAATCATGAAAAGGTTAATGACAAAACTCATTCAAACAACATTCAAAGTTGCACAACTGCAGTGAGGTACAGTAATCTTTGTTACAGTTTCAAAGGGGTTCAAACTTAAGTATCAAATcagtaattatttatttttgtatcacTGCAACACATTGAATGATTCAGTGGGTATGAACAGTCAAAGTCGAGTATAGTCACAGAATTGCTCAGTATTGTGTTTGGCTCAAAAAATGTATCTCTAAAGAGATCTAATATAGGACAAGTTCTTTAACTAGTCTTAAAATTGTCCTCTTTAAGCACCATTGGTTCAAGAGCTCCCTCTGGTGGAGGTAACAGGCCACTGAGGTCACAGGTCACACTGTAAATTTGATTTTTCCTGCCAGAAGATGCTCTGTTGTAAGTGGCATGCAAATAACTGACTACTGAACATTCAGCACTTAttagtatttttgtattttcgCTTTATTCTGCCTTGTGTCTTATTGTAATTATATTGAATAAATGATAAAAGTTTTGTTTCAAAAAGAAAGTGGCATGCAATTACCTTGTCTGAGTATatgagaaaagaaatgtttcCACGAGGTCTGTGTATCTGGGGGGAAGAACAGTGTTCATCATTGCATTGAATAGTGTGCTCAACAAGTGCTCATTTGCATTGATGATCATTACCATACAATACCTCAATGAGGTAGAAGGCAAACTCCAAAATTAGGTACTCAAGAAGGAACAGCACCTTGGAGACTTTGgcaagagaaaacaacaacctgCTAAAACAATTGTCATGATACTCActgaattaaacacaaaaaacaaagagataaaaTCAACCGTTCATGGACCAGACCAAGGAATACCTGAAGCGGCTGCAAATATTACTGTAAGAGGTTTTTCTTCATGGTACATTTCTCAATATTTCCAAACCTTGGCAACATGAGCACGAAGCACAATTTAAAACCACCTATATGAGGAAGAAAACCTGATTAGTTCATGT
This region of Chelmon rostratus isolate fCheRos1 chromosome 22, fCheRos1.pri, whole genome shotgun sequence genomic DNA includes:
- the LOC121626024 gene encoding uncharacterized protein LOC121626024, with product MMRLTFPGADRERSWMEGQRCGWTWMSRRVDGWTDPARTDRAAAVPEMNESLTRRIHRPRGNISFLIYSDKSIPFHDKMSGRRKGGKGLGKGGAKRHRKVLRENIQGITKPAIRRLGHRGGVKRISGLNYKETRGVFLENMIRDAVTYTEHAKRAAMDVVYTLKRQGRTLYGFGGYINDCWIHDNTTALLRATQFCLQSVFFSRLFYTSVYIVC